In Desulfonispora thiosulfatigenes DSM 11270, the DNA window TGGTAAACCTCTACGATGTCTTACCCCTCTAAAACAACCAATTTCGACTAAGCGCTTAATATTTAAAGATACTTGTCTACGAAGATCTCCTTCTACAGACATTCTACCAATAATCTCACGTAATTTGTTAACTTCTTCTTCAGTTAAATCTCTTACTCTTGTATCAGCATTCACACCTGCTTCAGTCACTATTCTTTTAGATTGAGTATTTCCAATTCCAAAAATATAGGTAAGACCAATTATTACCCTTTTTTCCCTAGGCAGGTCAACACCCGCTATTCTTGCCATCTAGTTGCACCTCCCACTTGCTTTAATAATATCTTAACCTTGTGTTTGTTTGTGTTTAGGATTTTGGCAAATAACCATTATTTTACCATGTCTTTTAATAACTTTACACTTTTCACAAATAGGTTTTACAGAAGCTCTCACTTTCATAATTTATTCCTCCCTACTATCGGAGCTTATTTAAAACGATAAGTTATACGTCCTCTTGTTAAATCATATGGTGAAAGTTCAATAGTAACTTTATCTCCTGGTAATATTTTAATAAAGTTCATTCTAATTTTACCAGAAACATGAGCAAGAATTTTATGCCCATTATCTAATTCTACTTTAAACATTGCATTTGGCAATGGTTCAAGCACAGTACCTTCAACTTCAATTACATCCTTTGACATTCATTATCCCCCTCGTTATTCAAAATTGTTTAAAGCTTTACGTATATCAGCATTGGTGATAGGAACACCACTTTGAAACCTTGATTGTATTAATTCAGAATATTGTTTTATAAAGCTGAGGTGACAAAGATTCTTCTTTTTTGGTTTTTGAACTTTACGCAAAACACC includes these proteins:
- the rpsM gene encoding 30S ribosomal protein S13, encoding MARIAGVDLPREKRVIIGLTYIFGIGNTQSKRIVTEAGVNADTRVRDLTEEEVNKLREIIGRMSVEGDLRRQVSLNIKRLVEIGCFRGVRHRRGLPVRGQRTKTNARTRKGKVKAVTKKK
- the rpmJ gene encoding 50S ribosomal protein L36: MKVRASVKPICEKCKVIKRHGKIMVICQNPKHKQTQG
- the infA gene encoding translation initiation factor IF-1 produces the protein MSKDVIEVEGTVLEPLPNAMFKVELDNGHKILAHVSGKIRMNFIKILPGDKVTIELSPYDLTRGRITYRFK
- a CDS encoding KOW domain-containing RNA-binding protein; amino-acid sequence: MTYNLQRGQLVKSNAGRDKGRYFLVYDWDYEYVYVVDGVLRKVQKPKKKNLCHLSFIKQYSELIQSRFQSGVPITNADIRKALNNFE